A genomic stretch from Styela clava chromosome 5, kaStyClav1.hap1.2, whole genome shotgun sequence includes:
- the LOC144423009 gene encoding uncharacterized protein LOC144423009, translated as MLLCSLLVTVYITVAIDAYSHPTSFIYDKCGLTPKEDVDWSQIPSSVWYLSFISSNEIFTEVVNCQVIKNITNVSQGEVIFHVKNYYYSGSEPIEFMMKAFKTNETAAFWGIKDVEFIEANSQVDGRSKDTVAAKEAESFENGNTEIMYATDYSTYIIGIDCNTLEGNFRILNNCKKHLFNRYIPCL; from the exons ATGTTGCTCTGTAGCCTATTGGTAACAGTGTACATTACTGTGGCCATAGATGCTTATAGTCATCCAACCTCGTTCATTTatgacaaatgtggtttgacaccaaAAGAGGATGTAGACTGGTCTCAG ATTCCTTCTTCAGTCTGGTATCTTTCATTTATATcgtcaaatgaaatatttacgGAAGTAGTCAATTGTCaagttataaaaaatatcacaaatgtttCCCAAGGCGAAGTGATATTTCATGTGaagaattattattattctgg ATCCGAACCTATAGAATTCATGATGAAAGCTTTTAAAACCAATGAAACAGCAGCATTTTGGGGAATAA AAGACGTGGAATTTATAGAGGCCAACTCTCAAGTTGATGGTCGCAGTAAAGATACTGTAGCTGCTAAAGAAG CTGAATCTTTTGAAAATGGCAACACGGAGATCATGTATGCAACCGATTACTCAACATATATCATTGGCATTGATTGCAATACACTTGAAGGTAATTTTCGCATTCTTAACAACTGCAAGAAACATCTTTTTAATCGGTATATACCAtgtttatga
- the LOC120344056 gene encoding uncharacterized protein LOC120344056 has product MLICSLFVLVYITVSIDAHSQSTSFIQDKCGLTPKKNVDWSQISSSDWYLSFKSSDEIFSKVVNCQVVKNITNDLEGGVKFHFKNYYYSGSKPKEFVVALFKTKETATYRGIQDADHREADSRVSPHVHDTAAAQEVECIENGDTEIMFATDYSTYIVCIDCNIFEGIKWIGVYTPTPYPSAKELIDIRNALIDLNAISPLNNSQCSDVMGAFDISTK; this is encoded by the exons atgtTGATATGCAGcctatttgtattagtgtataTAACTGTGAGTATAGATGCCCATAGTCAATCAACATCGTTCATTCAGgacaaatgtggtttgacaccaaAGAAGAATGTGGACTGGTCGCAG atttcatcgtcagattggtatctttcgttcaaatcatcagatgaaatattttcgaaagTTGTCAATTGTCAAgtggtaaaaaatatcacaaatgacctCGAAGGAGGTGTGAAATTCCATTTTAAGAACTATTATTATTCTGG aTCTAAGCCTAAAGAATTCGTGGTCGCACTTTTCAAAACCAAGGAAACAGCAACATATCGAGGAATTC AAGACGCAGATCATAGAGAAGCCGACTCTCGAGTTTCTCCTCACGTCCATGACACAGCAGCTGCGCAAGAag TTGAATGTATTGAAAATGGCGACACGGAAATCATGTTTGCAACCGACTATTCAACGTACATCGTTTGtattgattgtaatatttttgaag GGATCAAGTGGATCGGAGTGtatacaccaacaccatatccatcAGCAAAAGAACTTATTGACATTAGGAATGCTTTGATTGATTTAAACGCCATTTCACctctaaataattctcaatgctcagatgttatggGTGCTTTCGACATCTCAACaaaataa